A stretch of Rubinisphaera margarita DNA encodes these proteins:
- a CDS encoding outer membrane protein assembly factor BamB family protein — translation MTSVKLPAPVPRLCSRTVRWSLRLATVLVFCSVAVPSAWGQPLQILDPIIIDDQDPDDISGWYRVDVETDFQRRFQTLENLIAADRTLDAATALQSVIDYPSDFVVVTGEAESSLKRNLIPWVEDLSPEILKAYDTQFDPDCRHLISQWEQTGDASLLQEASRRYLHTKSGGTAAYKLANYYLDRGNFTASLMLFQRLMMIERHTKTLSPALDLQTAICISQLLSVDQANDFLAERLGDKPVKIGGQQLSGEQLREFIAARHDELAAQSTTETPLAPANWTMYRRDAARKQHAADYNMLPEQSWQTDLLPHLLPERLPRANWVSELIEALIEGLHHRELTTLPAWHPIIVEDRIIVSSFGNVAAFSRDDGQLLWRSSTGDRVFEFLLNESLIERANVIENGSVSELRDYIWQHLVADLVSSTLSSDGKRVYAVRGNGLATTRPVVGIVRDASNVAITPTDSNLLTAFDLETGQIRWQIGGIHGQGGDPDLAGHYFLGPPTIVNDSLFVMTENGAELFLVELDGRNGRVLWMQPLAHPLTPILEDRPRRLAGAMPTYMAPYLICSTNSGSIVAIDLHLREIAWMMPYLKFENSYGRSPFDRIDRRGARSMQRAVDLLDGDHWQDTVPVVSGDVLLVAPTDSQDLIAIDLHSGQQLWLEPRQDGMFVDVSPSGQILIVGKRSVRALSRDGKEIWTLPLAGDPPAGRGVFRGNTYDLPLQSDELWSIDPTTGKLLAASQHSAPLGNLFVSEDQLHAVGEGKLTAFKSLTQLQQEFSPEADTPRNATQLALEGQLHLHQGDIQQGLSLLQQAYSLDQSAQVARQITRTLLTADGATLELDERTIQELARLMVSTDHSAEMVFRYVQALRKLNRPVQGFEVVRSLLDSRKDSGELISVTAMRHVSIASLASGMVLDLYNDCNDTQRAELLASARTLLQNTTAPETLLHYHPLFVLPGLESEYRLTVCRLLDASSNPLLLERHLLWLISHGSLEFQAETLARMTELLLSRDRSAAAARFAARLRQDFPNTPALQQQTGQQLVEMWQTQHPSLQKLLSPEPVEPARYAYNVNVNPDQVAGSRGDIAVTVPLKVYQHSPWEDWTFSLLQTLELITGFDERGKEQWRFHLGTEIGRSTSHRLHLQGHLGIFQTDGEIYGLNGFDLSSKYAAKPTWSLRYGSGDLQGRGFLPSPVVHVLGPTPLMAGWSVEAGQLTPPVDQHLPIRDGDRIRVINPLTGTTQWEMQRPESEQPVVWAEDDSLFILPSSGRYCETVRLVDGGQSRKVDLPIHDELRALSGSVVVLWERINMQSGRLLGFDLKAGRTLWSLNVSGSIALAQLDHERLALFDVGPGTLRLLDPRSENPVFFTTEVADSPARSLYVTSDPQTWYVHLTSKPDSTSQNLGLEAGMDVNGPVVAISRDEPRKLWQSSIDQLRWIPGQSADLPFLIYGAKVEVIQRDENGELAQQYYKPTLRILDKQTGDLITELPEDVTGTLMRFVPDFDKNEFTFEFTSGAFTIQATKR, via the coding sequence ATGACGAGCGTGAAACTTCCAGCTCCTGTCCCCCGCCTCTGTTCCCGGACTGTTCGCTGGAGCCTCCGACTCGCGACCGTTCTCGTGTTCTGCTCTGTGGCTGTGCCGTCTGCATGGGGCCAGCCGCTGCAGATTCTTGATCCGATCATCATCGACGACCAGGACCCCGACGACATTTCCGGCTGGTATCGCGTCGATGTCGAAACCGACTTCCAGCGACGGTTTCAAACTCTGGAGAACCTGATCGCCGCCGACCGCACACTCGATGCGGCCACTGCCCTGCAGTCCGTCATCGACTACCCGTCCGACTTCGTGGTCGTCACCGGGGAAGCCGAGTCGAGTCTGAAACGAAATTTGATTCCGTGGGTCGAAGACCTTTCGCCCGAGATTCTGAAAGCTTACGACACGCAGTTCGATCCCGACTGTCGGCATCTTATTTCCCAGTGGGAGCAGACCGGCGATGCGTCGCTTCTTCAGGAAGCGAGCCGGCGTTATCTGCATACGAAATCAGGAGGCACGGCTGCCTATAAACTGGCGAATTACTACCTGGACCGCGGAAACTTCACGGCCAGCCTGATGCTGTTTCAGCGACTGATGATGATCGAGCGGCACACAAAAACGCTGTCCCCCGCCCTCGATCTCCAGACGGCGATCTGCATTTCCCAACTGCTGTCGGTCGATCAGGCGAACGACTTTCTCGCGGAGCGACTGGGCGACAAACCGGTGAAGATCGGCGGGCAGCAACTTTCCGGCGAGCAGCTTCGAGAGTTCATCGCAGCCCGTCACGACGAGCTGGCTGCACAGTCGACGACAGAGACGCCGCTCGCTCCGGCGAACTGGACCATGTATCGTCGTGACGCCGCCCGAAAACAACACGCGGCTGACTACAACATGCTGCCTGAACAAAGCTGGCAGACCGATCTGTTGCCTCATCTGCTCCCTGAACGACTGCCGCGTGCGAACTGGGTCTCGGAACTGATCGAAGCACTCATTGAAGGGCTCCATCACCGGGAGCTGACCACGCTGCCGGCCTGGCATCCCATTATCGTCGAGGACCGGATCATCGTGAGCAGCTTCGGGAACGTCGCGGCGTTCTCGCGGGACGATGGTCAACTCCTGTGGAGATCTTCGACCGGCGATCGCGTGTTCGAGTTCCTGCTCAATGAAAGCCTGATCGAACGGGCGAACGTGATCGAGAACGGCAGCGTCTCGGAACTGCGCGATTATATCTGGCAGCATCTCGTGGCCGATCTTGTTTCGAGCACACTCAGCAGTGACGGGAAACGCGTGTATGCCGTCCGCGGTAACGGACTGGCCACGACCCGGCCTGTGGTGGGCATCGTTCGGGATGCCTCAAACGTGGCGATCACGCCAACGGACTCCAATCTGTTGACCGCGTTCGACCTGGAGACCGGACAGATCCGCTGGCAGATCGGAGGAATTCACGGCCAGGGGGGCGATCCCGATCTGGCCGGTCACTATTTCCTCGGGCCTCCGACGATCGTGAACGACTCGCTGTTCGTGATGACCGAGAATGGAGCCGAACTGTTTCTGGTTGAACTCGACGGTCGGAATGGACGGGTCCTCTGGATGCAGCCTCTGGCTCATCCGCTCACTCCGATTCTGGAAGACCGTCCGCGTCGACTGGCCGGAGCGATGCCGACCTATATGGCTCCGTACCTGATCTGCTCGACCAATTCCGGAAGCATCGTGGCCATCGATCTGCATCTTCGTGAGATCGCCTGGATGATGCCTTATCTGAAATTCGAGAATTCCTACGGCCGCTCCCCGTTCGATCGGATTGACCGCCGCGGAGCACGGAGTATGCAGCGAGCCGTCGATCTCCTCGATGGCGACCACTGGCAGGATACCGTGCCGGTCGTCTCCGGCGATGTGCTCCTGGTCGCCCCGACCGACAGTCAAGATCTGATTGCGATCGATCTGCATTCCGGTCAGCAACTCTGGCTCGAACCCCGGCAGGACGGAATGTTCGTTGATGTCTCTCCTTCGGGCCAGATCCTGATCGTCGGCAAGCGTTCCGTGCGGGCGCTCTCCCGGGATGGAAAGGAGATCTGGACGTTGCCGCTGGCGGGAGATCCGCCAGCCGGGCGAGGCGTTTTCCGGGGCAACACTTACGACTTGCCACTGCAAAGCGACGAACTCTGGTCAATTGACCCCACAACCGGCAAGCTGCTCGCTGCCAGTCAGCATTCCGCTCCGCTGGGCAATCTGTTCGTGAGTGAGGACCAGCTGCACGCAGTGGGCGAAGGCAAGCTGACCGCATTCAAGTCGCTTACTCAGTTGCAACAGGAGTTCTCCCCCGAAGCGGACACGCCCCGGAATGCCACGCAACTGGCTCTCGAAGGACAGCTGCATCTGCACCAGGGGGATATTCAACAGGGGTTGAGTCTACTTCAACAGGCTTACTCACTGGACCAGTCTGCTCAGGTCGCCCGTCAGATTACCCGCACGCTGCTCACCGCCGACGGTGCGACTCTGGAACTCGACGAGCGAACCATTCAGGAACTCGCCCGGTTGATGGTCTCGACCGACCACTCGGCGGAGATGGTCTTTCGCTATGTTCAGGCCCTGCGGAAACTCAACCGGCCCGTGCAGGGCTTCGAAGTCGTTCGATCACTGCTCGACTCGCGGAAGGATTCCGGAGAGCTGATTTCGGTCACGGCAATGCGCCACGTCAGCATTGCCAGTCTCGCCAGCGGGATGGTGCTCGATCTGTACAACGACTGCAATGACACTCAGCGTGCGGAACTGCTCGCCTCCGCCCGGACGCTGCTGCAGAACACGACCGCGCCGGAGACACTGCTCCACTATCATCCGTTATTCGTGCTGCCAGGACTGGAGTCGGAATATCGTCTCACGGTCTGTCGCCTGCTCGATGCCTCATCGAATCCGCTGCTCCTTGAACGACATCTGCTCTGGCTTATCAGTCACGGCTCCCTCGAGTTTCAAGCCGAGACGCTGGCCCGCATGACCGAGCTTCTGCTCAGCCGCGACCGAAGTGCAGCCGCTGCTCGCTTTGCCGCTCGACTCCGGCAGGACTTCCCCAATACCCCGGCGCTCCAGCAACAGACCGGACAACAGCTCGTTGAGATGTGGCAGACGCAGCATCCTTCCCTGCAGAAACTTCTCAGCCCGGAACCGGTCGAACCTGCCCGGTATGCCTACAACGTGAACGTGAACCCGGACCAGGTAGCGGGCTCGCGGGGCGATATCGCCGTCACCGTGCCGCTCAAGGTGTATCAACATTCTCCCTGGGAGGACTGGACCTTTTCTCTGCTGCAGACCCTCGAACTGATCACCGGTTTCGATGAGCGGGGCAAGGAGCAGTGGCGGTTTCATCTCGGAACTGAAATCGGCCGCAGCACTTCGCATCGGCTGCATCTGCAGGGGCATCTGGGCATCTTCCAGACCGACGGCGAGATCTACGGCTTGAACGGCTTTGATCTGTCTTCCAAGTACGCCGCCAAGCCGACGTGGTCGCTGCGGTATGGATCGGGAGACCTGCAGGGTCGCGGCTTCCTCCCCTCGCCGGTTGTGCATGTGCTCGGCCCGACGCCGTTGATGGCCGGCTGGAGCGTTGAAGCGGGTCAGCTCACGCCGCCCGTCGATCAGCATCTGCCGATCCGCGATGGCGATCGCATCCGCGTCATCAATCCGCTCACCGGAACGACCCAGTGGGAAATGCAGCGGCCCGAATCGGAGCAGCCGGTCGTCTGGGCCGAGGACGATTCGCTCTTCATTCTGCCGAGTTCCGGACGCTACTGCGAAACCGTTCGCCTGGTTGATGGGGGACAGTCGCGGAAAGTCGACCTGCCAATTCACGATGAACTTCGCGCCCTCAGCGGCTCTGTGGTCGTGCTTTGGGAACGAATTAACATGCAATCGGGCCGACTGCTCGGGTTCGATCTCAAGGCGGGCCGCACGCTGTGGTCGCTGAATGTCAGCGGCTCGATCGCCCTCGCTCAGCTCGACCACGAACGGCTCGCGCTCTTCGATGTCGGGCCAGGAACACTCCGGCTGCTCGATCCCCGCTCGGAGAATCCGGTCTTCTTCACGACCGAAGTCGCCGACTCCCCTGCCCGCTCGCTGTATGTCACCTCGGACCCGCAAACGTGGTACGTCCATCTGACCAGCAAGCCGGACAGCACTTCGCAGAACCTGGGGCTCGAAGCCGGCATGGATGTCAACGGCCCGGTCGTCGCCATCAGCCGCGATGAACCGCGAAAACTGTGGC
- a CDS encoding histone deacetylase family protein, with protein MPVADETTRCLYLHDERFLDHRTGSHPETSLRLKSIEKMMQPILAAADPADLRAREAQDPFNAEHREELLDLLTTVHTASYLHRLDQFAVHGGGNWDADTVVCADSYDVALLAAQTAIDAVDAVISGSARTAFCAMRPPGHHAVADSAMGFCLVNNVVVAARHAVKRHGLKRVLIVDWDVHHGNGTQDLVYEDEQIWFFSAHRWPFYPGTGAAEETGTGKGLGTIRNLPLPANTTPEQYLKAFEETLGSFADKCRPELVLISAGFDAHRLDPIGSLNLDTEDFGRLTRFVGEIARTHAKTRIVSLLEGGYDRDALAASVRTHVETLSSADLHSDRTGN; from the coding sequence ATGCCTGTCGCCGACGAAACAACTCGTTGTCTCTACTTACATGACGAACGGTTCCTCGATCATCGAACCGGCAGCCATCCGGAGACTTCGCTCCGGCTCAAGAGCATCGAAAAGATGATGCAGCCGATTCTCGCTGCCGCTGATCCGGCTGATCTTCGGGCGCGGGAAGCACAGGATCCGTTCAATGCCGAGCATCGTGAAGAACTTCTCGACCTGCTGACAACGGTCCACACCGCCTCTTATCTGCATCGACTCGATCAATTCGCGGTTCATGGCGGAGGCAACTGGGACGCCGATACTGTGGTCTGTGCCGATTCTTACGATGTGGCCCTGCTGGCCGCCCAAACCGCGATCGATGCGGTCGATGCAGTCATCTCCGGTTCTGCGAGAACGGCGTTCTGCGCCATGCGGCCGCCGGGACATCACGCTGTTGCCGACTCGGCGATGGGGTTCTGCCTGGTGAATAACGTCGTCGTTGCCGCCCGGCATGCCGTCAAAAGGCATGGCCTGAAGCGGGTGCTGATCGTCGATTGGGATGTGCATCACGGCAACGGCACGCAGGATCTGGTGTACGAAGACGAACAGATCTGGTTCTTCTCGGCTCATCGCTGGCCGTTCTATCCCGGCACCGGGGCAGCGGAGGAGACAGGAACGGGGAAAGGTCTGGGGACGATTCGCAACCTGCCGTTGCCGGCCAACACGACACCTGAGCAGTATCTCAAGGCATTCGAAGAGACCCTGGGATCGTTTGCGGACAAGTGTCGCCCCGAACTCGTATTAATCAGTGCCGGCTTCGACGCTCATCGTCTCGATCCAATCGGCTCGCTGAATCTCGACACCGAAGATTTTGGCCGGTTGACTCGATTTGTCGGCGAAATCGCACGGACGCACGCCAAAACCCGGATCGTCTCCCTTCTTGAAGGTGGATACGACCGCGACGCTCTGGCGGCCTCGGTACGGACTCATGTGGAAACTCTGAGCAGCGCGGATCTGCACTCCGATCGGACAGGGAATTGA